TTTAATCTTCCTCCAGGAGGTAATGTGGGTAATGCTAATTCTTCTTTATCGACCGGAATTCTTATTACTGCAGGAATATTTTCTTTCATAGCTGTTTTAAGTGATTTTTCTATTTCTTCATAAGAAGTAGCGTTAAATCCTAGAGCTCCAAATGCCTCTGCTAATTTTACGAAATCTGGCGAGGGTCCGTAGTCTACTCCTACAATTCTGTTTCCAAAGAACAAATCTTGAACTTGCCTTACTAGACCTAATGTCCTATTATCAAACACTACTGATATAATTGGAATATGCTCATCCACAGCAGTAGCGAGATTATTTCCAGTCATTAAGAAAGACCCATCACCATCCAGATCCACTACAACCTTATCTGGTTTAGCTAATTTAGCTCCCATTGCAGCTGGTAAACCAAATCCCATTGTTCCCATACCAGTCGAAGATAAAAACGTTCTAGGTTCTAATACTTCCCAGAATACTTCTGCCCACATTTGATGTTGTCCCACACCAGTAGTTACTATAGCATCTCTAGGTATCGTATTCCTTATTGTCTTTAATATCTTCCATGGTTTTAGTTTATTTGGTTCGTCATAATAATAGAATTGTGAGTAATATTCCTTATATTCTTTTACTCTTTTTATCCAGGCGCTATGATCATTCTTTTTACCTACTTCGTATATTGCTTTCATCAATTCCCTAAGTAGAATTTTTGCATTACCTACAAGATTTACATCAACTTTTATTGCTCTTTCTCCATCTGAGGGATCTATGTTAATCATTATGAATTTCTTTCTTGTCTCAATCATTTCATCGTATGAAGTAAAGGTTCTATCACTAAACCTAGCTCCAATAACTAACATAGCATCTGATTCTAAGGCAGCCATTGAAGCTTCTGCTCTTCCATAGTATCCCATGGCACCGAAATATAGTGGGTGGTCATGTGGTATAGCGGACTTACCAGGGAATGTTGATACTATTGGAATATGCAAATACTCGGCAAGTTCAAGAACCTCTTGTGTTGCGTTAGACCATACAACACCAGTTCCTACTAAAATTATAGGTCTCTCAGCATTTACCAGTATTTCTGCAGCTTTCTTTAACTTCTGTCTATCAATTATTGTAGGAAACTCTTTGTAACCTTTTACCATGGGTTTTTCTGGCCATTTTACTTCCTCAACTTTTTCATAGAAAATATCTCTAGGTATGTCAACAACTACAGGTCCTGGTCTACCTGTTGTTGCTATATAGAATGCATTCTTTATCCAAATTGGAATTTCTTCTAATTTCTTTACTTCTACAACGTATTTTGTAATATGTTCAAATATACCCATGGCATCGGCTTCCTGGAATGCCATTTTTCCAATGGAATTTCTAGGTACTTGTCCAGTTATTGCTATAACTGGCGAGGAATCCCAGTATGCTGTTATTAGGCCAGTAACTAAGTTTGTTGCACCAGGACCGGATGTTGCTGTACATACTCCCGGTATTCCTGAAGCTCTTGCATACCCATCAGCTGCATGAGCGGCAGCTTGTTCATGTCTCATTAATACGTGTCTTAGTTCTCCATTTTGTAAGTCTTCAATAAATGCGTCATAAAGTTGCATATTGGATAGGCCAGGTATTCCGAATATTACTTTTACTCCTTCTCTTTTTAGAGCATCTATTGTTATTCTAGCCCCTGTTGGCATTATAGTAACACCTCTTTAGAATTATTTCTTTTATAGTTAATTTGTGCTTGTTCAAAGTTATCTTTGACTTGAGGAAAAGAATTAGACTTGGAGGGTACAGTCACCTATCATCTTTTTCACAGACTCTACATAAGAAGTTAAACTTTTTAAGCATTACTATTTTTCTTTTCACAAAAATTAATGGAGAATTAAAAACTTTTTATTTTTTCAAGTATCTGCTTGTGATGAATTATATCTGACCACATTTCTAAACATTTTATATTGCCCAAATATAACCATGTATTACCAAAATGTACTCTTCTATCATCGATAAACATTATCTCATCTGGTTTTAAATATATCCCCTTTTCTCTCATTTTATCTATAATTTCCGCAATAAAAATAAACTTAAATGGGTAATCTTTAGATGTAATAATATCAAAATATTCTCTTATTTTAAGAAGATCAAGGATTTCATATGTTTTTTCTGGTAAATTCCAAGTCGCTAACCCAATAAACAATCCCATGTCTTTTAAACTCTTTAATGTGTCTCTAACTTCTGGAAATAATGTAAGTCTATTACCCTCTGAATCCTCGATTGAATTCTCGTTAATTAGTTTATAAGGTTTTTTAAAGATAGAAATATTATAATGATCCCATAGAGTTTTGTCGGCATCAAACACTACTATCTTTATCATCATTCATAGATAAAGGAGGGACATAATAAATAATTTTGCCCTTGTGATAATCTCTTATAAACGCTTTTGCTGCTTCTTCTATGTTAGGCTCTTTAGTGGATTTATATAACCATCCTCTTTTTAACGCTAATTTTTCAAAAAACTCATAGGGAGAATTAAAAGTTATATTATATGTCTCCTTAATAGCATTTGGATTATATTTTATAATTCTTAGTAAGAGCATTTCCCCTGCCTTAACTGGATCTTCAAGTTTTTCTACACTTATTCCTCTAATGACTTTCTCTAATTCATTTCCGTCTGGGGGTATGATACCTGGTGAATCCCATGCATATATTTTTGAGTCTATTTTGAACTTTTGGATGGTTTTCGTATAACCATATGCCATTGGTATTTTTGAAGTTGAAGCAGAATGCTTTCCCTTTAATGCATTAATAATAGAAGATTTCCCCGTTTTGGGATATCCTACAAATATTACTGTTCCCTCTTTTCCTCTTAATAACTCTTTTATTTTATCACGTAGAATTTTAGTACCTAAATGCATGGTCGCTGAAATATATATCGCATTTTTTCCTTCATTCTCAAATATCTTTTTCCATCCTTCTAAAATTTCTCTAGGAATTAAATCTGCTTTATTAAGAACTATTAAGATCTTCCTTTCCCTATTAAGTGCATATTCCTCTAATTTTTTTGACCTAGTCAAATCTGGCTCTCTAGCATCTATTACCTCTATTACTAAGTCTGATTTATTAATAAATCTAAGTACTTCCCTAATCATTCACTTTATTTTTTTAGCAACTGAGTTATATATATGCCAATTGGAAGTATAGCGGTTTTTGACGAGGGCGTTTTCAATGGTTTCATAGAGTATGATGCCCTAGTTGAAGGGGTTAAATTAACATCAAGAGAAAGAGAAATGGAATATACATTTGACATAGAAAGAAAGGCTGAAAAAGTCTATGTAATACTAAATATAGAAAGAAAAAAGTTCTTGGAACCAAAATGGAGATTATGGTTAAACGAATTTTCATTAACGAAAGAGTTTAGACCCAACATAGAAGTTGATTCTGGCAATACCATTATATCGTCTATAATATATGATATAACTCCAATAGTAAAGCAGGGTAAAAATGTTTTTTCAATAGTATATAAAGGCCTAGATAGTATAACCGTGGATAGTGTTGGTCATATAATATTTTATCCAGTAAGAGAATTCGAAACAAGATATCAACTATATGCGGGATCTTTACTATTGAAACCTAAAGAGAGTGTAGAGTTTACTTGTTATGGTGAATGTTATATTATTGCGAAGAATCCTAGTAAAGATACTAAAGTAAACATAGGAACTAGTGAAGTTACAGGTGATAATGAAGTAGCCGATATAAAGATAGAAAAGGAGGGTAATGTGAGTATAATATTTTCAGCTCCAGAGAATTTTAAAAACTATGGAAGAGTATATTCTTTCTATTCGTTAAAATATAAAGTACCCACAATTGATATTAAAGCTGAAGCAATTGTTAGGGATGGATATATTGAAATAAAATTAGTAAACAATAGTGAAATTGATTTAGATAAAGTGTTAGCAAATTTATTCCTTAATAGCATATCCATTAACTTCAAAAGTTTCAATAATATAAACAAGGGACAAATTATTGAATATAAAATTCCTCTGAATAATTCTAAGGGAAATTTAAATCTTAGAGTTGTAGGAATAAAAGCAGGATATAGAAAGATTTTTGATATAAATGTGTTAAATAGGTAATGTTCCTAATGCAAATAAAATTAATGTTCCTAAAGCATAAACTTTCATATAAGCTCTAGCTTTTGAAGCACTTTCTATATCATGTCTTAGTAATACTACTAGGATAAGTATAATGTCCAAGAATAATATTCCAATTAAGTAAATTATGTTGAACCCAAAGAAATAAGGAATAAAAGATGTTACTATGAGTATTACCAGTATAATTTTAGATATAAACCAAGTCTTCTCAATACCTACTCTTACTGCAAGCGTCTTGACACCATTAGTCATATCACCCTTTACATCTTCTATTCCCTTTACGAATTCTCTAGTTAAAGTGAAGAAAAATATGTATAATGTGGGTATTAATGTCCTAATAACCCATGATCCTTCAAAAAATGCCAGACCTCCGTAAAATGCTGAAAGAGCCGATGTTAAGGCTACTATTAAATTACCTACTAATCCTTGTTTCTTTAAGTCTTTAGCATAGTAATATAAAGCTAAAACAGTTAGTAAAGCTATTATAAATGCATAAATGTTTAGTAAAACTGATAATACTATACCAACTAAAAACAAAACTATTGATAATGATCTAGCTCTTGAGATTTTTATCCTACCCGATGGTAAGGGTCTATTTGGTTTATTTATTTTATCAATCTCGATATCAAAAACATCATTAATTATGTAGCCTCCAGCAGCGATAACAGAAACAACAATCATTGCAAGGATAAGTTTTATTGGTACTATTTTCCATTCAGAAGCAACAACATAGCCCATAAATACGGAAATAGCAGAGCCTATAACGTTATGTATTCTTACAAGTTCAAAATAAGCTTTTACTGACATTTTTCATATATTGATTTACTAGGAAATTAAAAAGGTGATTTTAGTGGTATCACAAGAAGAAATTGAAAAAGCTGAAAAGTACTTTAAGAATGTTATTTCGGTGGGGGAAATCATTGCTTTGAGGGAGTTAAAAGCTATAGGAATTAATAATCCTGAGGAAGTAATAAGTAAACTAATGGAAATGGGTGTAATCGAAAAAGGCGAAGGATGTTATAATCTAGTACGGAAAAGAAGTGAATGAAAATCGAATTCTTCGTTTACACTTAATGTTTTATCCTTCAAGACTCTGAAAGCTAATGGCAAAACTACTCTCCAAGTTTTTTCCAGAATTGTTGTCAATCTAAACTGTTTATTTATTTCGTTTTTCAATTTGTTAAATTTACTTAAGTGTAAAGAATTATCATTTTCATAAACTAGTTTAGGTATTGTTTCTAACATTTCTCCGATAGAAAAAATCCCACCTCCAGTAAATATTTTAATTAAACCTAACGTATCACCTATACCGTACTTATATACTGGTTTAGCTCTTGGTATCGAGCCTCCATGTATGTCTATAATTCTCTTGTTTACTTTAGGGATAAATAGTTTGGGATCATAATAAGATAATGAACCTACTAATGTCCCATAACTAAGTGGGACTATCCATCCGAAACCTGCTGGATTCCTAGGATCAAAGAATACTTCTATACTGTCACTTTCAATTGGTTCTGTTAGATATTCGATAGCTTTAATCCATTTAGCTTTTCCTTTCCAGCCAGAAGCATCAATGATTTTTCCTTCATATTTCTCGTTATTTGCAAGAAGTTTATTACTATTTTCTATTTTTACATCGGTAGATTTTTTGACTTTAAGATTTTCTTCCAAATATTTTTCAAGTTTTAGTCTATTTAATCTTACTATGTTTGTTCTAACTTCAAATGATATATTTGAGTAATGAAAAATAATTTTCTTAAAGTAAGAATCGATAAATTCACTAGATATTCCTAACTTTGAAAAAGTATTATAACTTATAATTCCAGTACATTTTTTTCCTAGTTCTCTTTTTCTATCAAATACTATTACACTTTCATCTTTTAATTTCCATGCAGTTAGTAAACCTGCTATGCCTCCTCCTACTATTAAAATTCTGATGATCTATCAGCCTCATTTATTGTATATCTTTTAGCTTTTAATTCATTAACTATGTACATAAATGCTTTATAAGGATCTGTGTGAGCACCACAAGAGTATACGTCAACTGTTGCAAAGTTATACTCTGGCCAAGTGTGTATAGTAATATGACTCTCTAAAACAATTGCAACTACACTTACTCCTTCTCCTATTTTCCACGATTTAATATCAAGTAATGTCATATTGCCTACTTTTGCAGCTTCTTTTACAATTTCTTCTAATCTTTTTACGTCTTTCAGAACTTCGTTGTCGCACTCATATAAGCTTCCATATACTTGTCTTCCGACAACTTTTGGTGTGCTGACGACCCCCATCATACCCCAAACCCCCCACACTATAAGCCCGCTATCTTCATTTTTAAATTTTAATATCCTTGCACCCCTTTCTATCTCAAGTAATTTTTTATTGATGTTTTGAAAATAGTATTGTAAACAGTGATTACGTTGCCTATAAGACGTCTTGTTTTAGATGTTTTAAAACCTATAAGAGGTACATCAATAGTTGATCTAGCCGAAAAAATTTCAAGTATAGAAGGAGTTGATGGTGTAAATATTAGTGTTACTGATATGGACGTAGAGACTATGGGATTAATGATAGTTATAGAGGGTAGTAATTTAAACTTTGAAGAAATAAAGAAATTATTAGAAGAAGAAGGATGTGCTATTCATAGCATTGATGAGGTAGCAAGTGGAAATAAAATAGTAGAGGGGAGAAAAGAAGCATGATATGTGATGTTTGTAGAATTAGGGAAGCGGAAATTTATCAACCTCATACCGGAAGAAGATTATGTAGGCAATGTTTCATAGAAGATATAAGAAAAAGAGTAGAAAAAGAGGCAGAAATTATAGGGTTGCAAAAAGCCAAGAAAATTTTGCTTGCTGTATCTGGTGGGAAAGATAGTTTTGTACTAGCCGATACTTTAGCATCTTTTATTGATCATAATAAATTGATAGCTTATAACATAGTTGAGGGAATACATGGTTATAATAGAAAGGAACAAGTAGAACAGCTTAAGAAATTTCTTACTGATTTAGGAATCGAATTAATAGAAGATAGTTTCAAGGACAGTGTAGGATATACTTTGGACGAGATGGTTAAATCTTCTATGGAAAAGGGCCTGAATGTTTCCGCTTGTACTTTTTGTGGTGGTTTTAGAAGAAAATTAATAAATAATGCTGGTAGAATGGTTAACGCAGACTATGTAGCTACTGGGCACAATCTTGATGATGAAGTGCAAGCTATAGTAATTAATTTGATTAGAGGGGATTTAATTAGGCTTATAAGATTTGGTGACAAACCGCTTAAATTAAGTTCAAAGTTTGTACTTAGGGTAAAACCTTTAAGGAAAATATATGAATGGGAAACTACTATGTATGCTTACTATAAAGGATATAACTTTCAAGAAGTTGAATGTCCTTATATAACTACAAGACCTACCTTAAGAGCAAAAGTTAGAGAATTACTTTACATTTTAGAAGAGACTAAGC
The sequence above is drawn from the Sulfurisphaera tokodaii str. 7 genome and encodes:
- a CDS encoding GTPase, which translates into the protein MIREVLRFINKSDLVIEVIDAREPDLTRSKKLEEYALNRERKILIVLNKADLIPREILEGWKKIFENEGKNAIYISATMHLGTKILRDKIKELLRGKEGTVIFVGYPKTGKSSIINALKGKHSASTSKIPMAYGYTKTIQKFKIDSKIYAWDSPGIIPPDGNELEKVIRGISVEKLEDPVKAGEMLLLRIIKYNPNAIKETYNITFNSPYEFFEKLALKRGWLYKSTKEPNIEEAAKAFIRDYHKGKIIYYVPPLSMNDDKDSSV
- a CDS encoding magnesium-dependent phosphatase-1, with translation MIKIVVFDADKTLWDHYNISIFKKPYKLINENSIEDSEGNRLTLFPEVRDTLKSLKDMGLFIGLATWNLPEKTYEILDLLKIREYFDIITSKDYPFKFIFIAEIIDKMREKGIYLKPDEIMFIDDRRVHFGNTWLYLGNIKCLEMWSDIIHHKQILEKIKSF
- a CDS encoding NAD(P)/FAD-dependent oxidoreductase, with the protein product MEENLKVKKSTDVKIENSNKLLANNEKYEGKIIDASGWKGKAKWIKAIEYLTEPIESDSIEVFFDPRNPAGFGWIVPLSYGTLVGSLSYYDPKLFIPKVNKRIIDIHGGSIPRAKPVYKYGIGDTLGLIKIFTGGGIFSIGEMLETIPKLVYENDNSLHLSKFNKLKNEINKQFRLTTILEKTWRVVLPLAFRVLKDKTLSVNEEFDFHSLLFRTRL
- a CDS encoding TIGR00269 family protein, whose protein sequence is MICDVCRIREAEIYQPHTGRRLCRQCFIEDIRKRVEKEAEIIGLQKAKKILLAVSGGKDSFVLADTLASFIDHNKLIAYNIVEGIHGYNRKEQVEQLKKFLTDLGIELIEDSFKDSVGYTLDEMVKSSMEKGLNVSACTFCGGFRRKLINNAGRMVNADYVATGHNLDDEVQAIVINLIRGDLIRLIRFGDKPLKLSSKFVLRVKPLRKIYEWETTMYAYYKGYNFQEVECPYITTRPTLRAKVRELLYILEETKPGSLLNIIEEFDKISENVRKEYSTTSELRELPRCKICGEPTSYGREICKNCELLIKSGLLHQNLPIS
- the speD gene encoding adenosylmethionine decarboxylase — protein: MMGVVSTPKVVGRQVYGSLYECDNEVLKDVKRLEEIVKEAAKVGNMTLLDIKSWKIGEGVSVVAIVLESHITIHTWPEYNFATVDVYSCGAHTDPYKAFMYIVNELKAKRYTINEADRSSEF
- a CDS encoding DUF211 domain-containing protein, which codes for MPIRRLVLDVLKPIRGTSIVDLAEKISSIEGVDGVNISVTDMDVETMGLMIVIEGSNLNFEEIKKLLEEEGCAIHSIDEVASGNKIVEGRKEA
- a CDS encoding acetolactate synthase large subunit yields the protein MPTGARITIDALKREGVKVIFGIPGLSNMQLYDAFIEDLQNGELRHVLMRHEQAAAHAADGYARASGIPGVCTATSGPGATNLVTGLITAYWDSSPVIAITGQVPRNSIGKMAFQEADAMGIFEHITKYVVEVKKLEEIPIWIKNAFYIATTGRPGPVVVDIPRDIFYEKVEEVKWPEKPMVKGYKEFPTIIDRQKLKKAAEILVNAERPIILVGTGVVWSNATQEVLELAEYLHIPIVSTFPGKSAIPHDHPLYFGAMGYYGRAEASMAALESDAMLVIGARFSDRTFTSYDEMIETRKKFIMINIDPSDGERAIKVDVNLVGNAKILLRELMKAIYEVGKKNDHSAWIKRVKEYKEYYSQFYYYDEPNKLKPWKILKTIRNTIPRDAIVTTGVGQHQMWAEVFWEVLEPRTFLSSTGMGTMGFGLPAAMGAKLAKPDKVVVDLDGDGSFLMTGNNLATAVDEHIPIISVVFDNRTLGLVRQVQDLFFGNRIVGVDYGPSPDFVKLAEAFGALGFNATSYEEIEKSLKTAMKENIPAVIRIPVDKEELALPTLPPGGRLKQVIVRDPRKSS
- a CDS encoding PolB1-binding protein PBP2 family protein — its product is MILVVSQEEIEKAEKYFKNVISVGEIIALRELKAIGINNPEEVISKLMEMGVIEKGEGCYNLVRKRSE
- a CDS encoding UbiA family prenyltransferase encodes the protein MSVKAYFELVRIHNVIGSAISVFMGYVVASEWKIVPIKLILAMIVVSVIAAGGYIINDVFDIEIDKINKPNRPLPSGRIKISRARSLSIVLFLVGIVLSVLLNIYAFIIALLTVLALYYYAKDLKKQGLVGNLIVALTSALSAFYGGLAFFEGSWVIRTLIPTLYIFFFTLTREFVKGIEDVKGDMTNGVKTLAVRVGIEKTWFISKIILVILIVTSFIPYFFGFNIIYLIGILFLDIILILVVLLRHDIESASKARAYMKVYALGTLILFALGTLPI